In Planococcus sp. MB-3u-03, the DNA window GCCGCCATTGAAATCGGCCCCGGTATCGGTGCATTAACCGAGCATTTGGCGAGAGACGCAGGAAAAGTCTTGGCGTTTGAAATCGACCAGCGGCTATTGCCGGTGCTCGCAGACACCTTGTCGCCTTATGATAATGTCAAAGTGATCCATTCCGATATTTTGAAAGCGGACGTTGAAAGAGCGATACAAGAAGAACTGGCCGGTTTTGACGATATCATGGTCGTCGCCAACTTGCCTTATTACGTGACGACGCCGATTATCCTTAAATTACTGCTCGAGAAGTTGCCGATCCGCGGCATGGTCGTTATGCTGCAAAAAGAAGTGGCGGAACGCATCACGGCGAAACCCGGCACGAAAGCATACGGCTCCTTGTCGATCGCCATCCAGTATTATACGGAAGCCGACTACGCCATGACGGTGCCGAAGTCGGTGTTCATGCCCCAGCCGAATGTCGACTCCGCGGTCATCCGCATGATCAAACGGCCGGAACCGATCGTCAACGTCATCGATGAAGACTTTTTCTTCTCGGTGACACGCGGGTCATTCGTCCAGCGCCGCAAAACGATTCTCAACAACCTGCAAAGCGCCATGCCAAACGGGAAAGCGAAAAAAGACTTCATTTTGCAGGCGCTTGAAGAAGCCGGCATCGACCCGACGCGGCGTGGAGAAACGCTCAGCATCAAGGAATTTGGGCTGCTTTCCGATAAATTATATCCGCATTTTCATTAAACCGTGAAACTGTAACAGTTTTGGCACAGTTTTTTTCGGAAGTAGAATATTTCGGATAAATAACTATTGCAATTCCTGAAAAGCATTGGTAAAATTAAAAATTTATTTGACTCCGCGGTCATTTTGTGCTAGACTTTAGACTATAGTGAGGTGTAGACAAAATGCCCAAAACTTTGGCGGAGATTAAAAAGTCATTAGACCTGCATTTAGGGAAAAGGTTGCTGTTAAAAGCAAACGGAGGTCGCAAAAAGACGGTAGAACGTGCCGGAATTCTGCGTGAAACCTATCACTCCGTGTTCGTGATTGAACTAGATCAAGATGAACATGCATTTGAACGTGTATCTTATAGCTACGCGGACATCTTAACTGAAGCAGTGGAAATCACTGTCTTTGAAGGAACAGAAGACGCACTTGTCGTTAAATAATTGAACTCTATTTCATACTTACTTTACAACCCGCTTCGGTGATTTCGCCGGAAGCGGGTTTTTTCTATTGTTCCGGTTCTTCGGAAGCCATGCGTCTGTGTTAAAATAGTTTTCATCAGAACAGAAAAGGAGGCAGTGGAATGCTCTATATAAAAGCGCCTGCCAAAATTAATTTGACACTGGATGTCTTGTACAAGCGTCCGGACAATTACCACGAAATCGAAATGATCATGACCACCGTCGACTTGGCGGACCGGATCGGCCTGCAAGGGACAGCGAAAGGCATACATATCCAGTCAGCGGACCGTTTTGTGCCGAATGACTCGCGCAATCTGGCGTACCAGGCTGCGCAATTGATCAAAGATACATTCAATATCAAGACAGGCGTCATCATCTCGCTCGATAAGCAGATTCCGGTGGCTGCGGGACTTGCTGGCGGCAGCAGCGATGCAGCGGCCACATTGAAAGGGCTCAACCAGCTATGGCAATTGAATCTGTCGCTCGATGAACTGGCGGAGTTGGGCGCGAAAATCGGCTCTGACGTGTCGTTTTGCGTATACGGCGGCACAGCGCTTGCGACAGGGCGCGGCGAGGTCATCGAAGAACTGCCGGCGCCTCCGCATTGCTGGGTCATTCTCGCCAAACCATCGCTCGGCGTCTCGACAGCGGATGTCTACGGGGCCTTCGATCCGGACAAAGCGGATCATCCAGATACGCGAGCGATGATCGCGGCACTGCGTGAAGGCGATTACGAAGCGATGTGCGATAATCTCGGCAATGCGCTCGAGAGCGTGACGATGAATATGCATCCCGAAGTCGGGCAGATCAAAGAACAAATGATCAAATTCGGTGCCGACGCGGTGCTCATGAGCGGCAGCGGCCCGACCGTTTTCGGCTTGGTCAACCAGGAAGCGCGGATCCCGCGTATCTATAACGGCTTGCGCGGCTTTTGTTCCGAAGTTTACGCGGTGCGCTTGCTCGGTGACCGGGAGCCTCTTGCTTAAATACGTATATTTATGGTAAGTTTTCATTAGAATATTCGTGTTTAGGAGAGGGTAGTAGTGAAATGGAAGCGCAGTGAACGCTTGGTCGACATGACGCATTATCTATTGGAACATCCGCATCAATTGATTCCGTTGACATATTTCTCGGATCTGTATCAGTCAGCGAAATCGTCGATCAGCGAGGACTTAGGCATCGTCAAGGAAACTTTTGAGGAAAAAGGCATCGGCCTATTGATGACCGTGCCGGGGGCTTCCGGTGGCGTCAAATACGTGCCGAAGATGAAAGATGCCGAGATTCGCCAGGTCATGGATGAACTGATTACCGACTTGAGCCAATCGGACCGGCTGCTGCCGGGCGGTTATTTGTACATGACCGATGTGCTCGGCAACCCCCAAATGATGAACCGCGTCGGCAAAGTGTTCGCCAGTGCATTTGCAGGCGAGAAAATCGATGCCATCATGACAGTCGCGACAAAAGGCATCCCGATTGCCCAGGCGATCGCGCGCCACTTGAATGTGCCAGTCGTCATCGTACGCCGCGACAGCAAAGTGACGGAGGGCTCCACGGTCAGCATCAATTACGTCTCGGGCTCCACGCGGCGCATCCAGACGATGGTGTTGTCGAAGCGCAGCATGAAGAGCGGACAACGCGTGCTCATCACCGACGACTTCATGAAAGTCGGCGGCACGATGAACGGCATGAAGAACTTGCTCGAAGAATTCGATTGCACATTAGCAGGCGTTGCAGTGCTCGTGGAAGCGGAGCACGCAGATGAGCGCCTCGTGGAAAAATATCTCTCCCTCGTCAAATTGGACGAAGTCAGTGAAAAAGACCGGACCATTACATTAAGAGCCGGAAATTATTTTGAAGGAGCGGATTAACATGAAATACGTAGCGACAGACAAAGCAGCAGCGGCAATCGGGCCGTATTCCCAAGGCGTCATTTCAGGTGATATGTTCTATAGCTCGGGGCAGATCCCGTTGAAAGCGGACGGAGAGCTCGCACAAGGCGGCATTGCGGAACAAACGCATCAAGTGTTCGCCAATCTTCAGGCCGTTTTAGAGGAAGCAGGATCGTCGCTTCAGCACGTCATCAAGACGACGGTCTTCATTAAAGACATGAATGATTTTGCGGAACTTAACTCTATTTATGCGTCTTATTTCGGCGATCACAAGCCGGCACGCTCCACAGTCGAAGTGGCACGCCTGCCAAAAGATGTGAAAGTGGAAATTGAAGTCATTTCGAAAGTTGCACAATAAAACCACCTTTTGGGTGGTTTTTGTTTTATTTTCATTTATTAAGTAAATTTTCTAATAAATTCTGTAATTTTTGAAGGAATTTAGTCCTCGTTCCCGAATACAAACAAAAGCGCCAAAAAATTACAGCAAGAGAAGGGGAGATTTGAGAATGGAAGTAACTGATGTAAGGTTGCGCCGAGTCCAGA includes these proteins:
- the veg gene encoding biofilm formation stimulator Veg; this encodes MPKTLAEIKKSLDLHLGKRLLLKANGGRKKTVERAGILRETYHSVFVIELDQDEHAFERVSYSYADILTEAVEITVFEGTEDALVVK
- the purR gene encoding pur operon repressor — protein: MKWKRSERLVDMTHYLLEHPHQLIPLTYFSDLYQSAKSSISEDLGIVKETFEEKGIGLLMTVPGASGGVKYVPKMKDAEIRQVMDELITDLSQSDRLLPGGYLYMTDVLGNPQMMNRVGKVFASAFAGEKIDAIMTVATKGIPIAQAIARHLNVPVVIVRRDSKVTEGSTVSINYVSGSTRRIQTMVLSKRSMKSGQRVLITDDFMKVGGTMNGMKNLLEEFDCTLAGVAVLVEAEHADERLVEKYLSLVKLDEVSEKDRTITLRAGNYFEGAD
- the rsmA gene encoding 16S rRNA (adenine(1518)-N(6)/adenine(1519)-N(6))-dimethyltransferase RsmA, with the protein product MTKDIATPIRTQEIMAKHGLTFKKSLGQNFLIDPNILRKIVSQAGLTKDSAAIEIGPGIGALTEHLARDAGKVLAFEIDQRLLPVLADTLSPYDNVKVIHSDILKADVERAIQEELAGFDDIMVVANLPYYVTTPIILKLLLEKLPIRGMVVMLQKEVAERITAKPGTKAYGSLSIAIQYYTEADYAMTVPKSVFMPQPNVDSAVIRMIKRPEPIVNVIDEDFFFSVTRGSFVQRRKTILNNLQSAMPNGKAKKDFILQALEEAGIDPTRRGETLSIKEFGLLSDKLYPHFH
- the ispE gene encoding 4-(cytidine 5'-diphospho)-2-C-methyl-D-erythritol kinase is translated as MLYIKAPAKINLTLDVLYKRPDNYHEIEMIMTTVDLADRIGLQGTAKGIHIQSADRFVPNDSRNLAYQAAQLIKDTFNIKTGVIISLDKQIPVAAGLAGGSSDAAATLKGLNQLWQLNLSLDELAELGAKIGSDVSFCVYGGTALATGRGEVIEELPAPPHCWVILAKPSLGVSTADVYGAFDPDKADHPDTRAMIAALREGDYEAMCDNLGNALESVTMNMHPEVGQIKEQMIKFGADAVLMSGSGPTVFGLVNQEARIPRIYNGLRGFCSEVYAVRLLGDREPLA
- a CDS encoding RidA family protein, which gives rise to MKYVATDKAAAAIGPYSQGVISGDMFYSSGQIPLKADGELAQGGIAEQTHQVFANLQAVLEEAGSSLQHVIKTTVFIKDMNDFAELNSIYASYFGDHKPARSTVEVARLPKDVKVEIEVISKVAQ